One window of Papaver somniferum cultivar HN1 chromosome 9, ASM357369v1, whole genome shotgun sequence genomic DNA carries:
- the LOC113311118 gene encoding SET and MYND domain-containing protein 4-like isoform X2 — translation MEKLKSVVPSNIMRMISESTADDLPSTCSSLLDFFLSLQLFHDVVRELTDPELGLCRKDAGAALDFKKKGNECFASGDYAKALSFYSQALRSAPMDKGDETDKNLVPTLYVNRASTLHKMGLTVESVRDCNRAVVRLPSYTKAWYRRGMANASMGNYEDAIQDLDIAMNMELSSGGNSKIKEELEIIKKQSRRVKNSPKKASNMNCSSIERFQTKLKCVSTSTKGRGIVSTVDVSQASLIHFEEPYAVIITKACRKTHCHFCLNELPADTVPCSSCSMTLYCSQYCQEQAIGQKPGIDLNVIPALGNVSTDLKRYVERISLENNSGHPVADSNPTWVAEHRHECGGVHWPAVLPAEIVLAGRVLVKKIEAKKYSKGDVDSPKALELCHNYGCMTPETKLEIHIYAIVLTYCLQLSYADEVSLSGLSQLAVLISQIKVNSMAVVHMKSPDACEQGKHSGGLSPMDNTLTNQIEQVRVGQAIYSTGSLFNHSCQPNVHAYFLSRSLLIRSTEFVEAGYPLEISYGPQVGQGDLKDRQKVLEDQYSFRCQCSGCSELNLSDIVINALACVKPSCFGAVVDRSMVNGKRQGANWIQDVSTISCLEQPLPIDKQKRDDVSEVAHLLFEHKDGLETDLGYCLNCRSYRDLESSQKAIRQAEINIKRLQSRVTTGKLDRRIISDALGSLDILRLTMHAYNKYIAQVEDSFAEAFCSIGDFQSSVQHCKASIKILEKLYNPNHIVIGNELVKLASLQQCLGDNTSALDSINRLDAIFSLYYGSHAAKVVPYLNSLKREASKLLQLGDTASSSESN, via the exons atggagAAATTGAAATCTGTGGTACCGAGTAACATAATGCGAATGATCTCTGAAAGCACTGCTGATGACCTTCCTTCTACATGTTCTTCACTTCTTGATTTTTTCCTCTCTCTACAGTTGTTTCACGAT GTTGTTCGAGAACTAACGGATCCGGAACTGGGTCTATGTCGTAAGGACGCTGGAGCTGCTTTGGATTTTAAAAAGAAAGGGAATGAGTGTTTTGCTTCTGGAGATTATGCAAAAGCCTTAAGTTTTTACTCTCAG GCATTGCGGTCTGCTCCGATGGATAAAGGTGATGAAACGGACAAGAACTTGGTTCCGACCTTGTATGTTAATCGAGCTTCTACACTGCAT AAAATGGGCCTTACAGTTGAGAGTGTACGAGATTGCAATCGAGCTGTTGTACGTCTTCCTTCCTACACAAAG GCATGGTATAGGAGAGGGATGGCAAATGCTTCTATGGGAAACTACGAGGATGCAATCCAGGATCTAGATATTGCTATGAACATGGAACTTTCCTCGGGTGGAAACAGTAAAATAAAAGAGGAACTTGAGATAATTAAAAAACAAAGTCGCAGAGTAAAGAACTCACCTAAGAAGGCCAGCAATATGAATTGTAGCTCCATTG AGCGATTCCAGACGAAACTAAAATGTGTTTCAACATCAACCAAGGGAAGGGGTATTGTTTCAACAGTTGACGTTTCTCAGGCCTCATTGATTCACTTTGAGGAACCTTATGCTGTG ATTATAACGAAAGCTTGCAGGAAAACTCATTGCCATTTCTGCTTGAATGAACTTCCAGCAGATACTGTTCCCTGTTCATCGTGTTCAATGACACTATACTGTTCTCAGTATTGCCAAGAGCAAGCAATTGGTCAAAAGCCTGGGATTGATCTAAACGTTATTCCTGCTTTAGGAAATGTATCAACTGATCTTAAGCGATATGTTGAGAGGATCTCATTGGAGAACAACTCTGGACACCCTGTTGCTGATTCAAATCCTACCTGGGTGGCTGAACACAGACATGAATGTGGCGGTGTACATTGGCCAGCAGTGTTACCTGCTGAGATAGTTTTGGCAGGTCGAGTTCTAGTAAAAAAAATAGAGGCGAAGAAGTACTCCAAGGGGGATGTGGATTCACCCAAAGCTTTG GAGCTTTGTCATAACTATGGATGCATGACTCCAGAAACCAAGTTGGAGATACATATATATGCTATTGTTCTCACTTACTGTCTTCAGCTATCTTATGCAGATGAAGTTTCACTGAGTGGGTTGTCGCAG TTGGCGGTACTGATATCTCAAATCAAGGTAAACTCTATGGCAGTTGTTCATATGAAGTCTCCGGATGCATGTGAACAAGGAAAGCACAGTGGAGGTCTTTCACCTATGGATAATACATTAACTAATCAAATAGAACAG GTGAGAGTAGGTCAAGCTATTTATTCaactggtagtttgtttaacCACTCGTGTCAGCCAAATGTGCATGCATATTTCTTATCGCGTAGTCTGTTAATACGATCAACAGAATTTGTGGAGGCTGGGTACCCGTTGGAGATATCTTATGGCCCACAG GTTGGGCAGGGGGATCTTAAAGACCGGCAAAAGGTTCTAGAAGATCAGTATTCATTCAGATGCCAGTGCAGTGGTTGCTCAGAATTAAACCTCAGTGACATTGTTATCAATGCTCTGGCATGCGTCAAACCCAGCTGCTTCGGCGCTGTTGTAGATAGATCGATGGTCAATGGCAAGAGACAGGGAGCTAACTGGATACAAGACGTTTCCACAATTAGCTGCTTGGAGCAGCCTCTTCCA ATTGACAAGCAGAAAAGGGACGACGTTAGTGAAGTGGCACATCTCTTGTTTGAACACAAGGATGGCCTGGAAACAGATCTTGGGTATTGTTTGAATTGCCGTTCCTATCGTGATTTGGAATCTTCACAAAAAGCAATTAGGCAAGCAGAGATTAACATCAAGAG GTTGCAGAGTAGAGTGACTACAGGGAAGTTAGATCGTCGTATAATTTCGGATGCTTTGGGATCTCTTGATATCCTGAGGTTAACAATGCATGCATACAACAAGTATATTGCACAG GTGGAGGACAGTTTTGCGGAGGCATTTTGTTCAATTGGAGATTTTCAGTCTTCTGTGCAGCATTGCAAAGCGTCCATTAAG ATCCTTGAGAAGCTTTACAACCCCAACCACATTGTTATTGGAAATGAGTTGGTGAAACTTGCATCTCTTCAGCAATGCTTGGGTGATAATACCTCTGCACTGGACAGCATAAATCGTCTGGATGCAATATTTTCACTTTATTATGGATCTCATGCGGCCAAAGTAGTTCCATACTTAAACAGCCTCAAGCGAGAAGCTAGCAAGCTTCTTCAGCTAGGGGACACAGCCAGTTCTTCTGAGTCTAATTGA
- the LOC113311118 gene encoding SET and MYND domain-containing protein 4-like isoform X1 produces the protein MEKLKSVVPSNIMRMISESTADDLPSTCSSLLDFFLSLQLFHDVVRELTDPELGLCRKDAGAALDFKKKGNECFASGDYAKALSFYSQALRSAPMDKGDETDKNLVPTLYVNRASTLHKMGLTVESVRDCNRAVVRLPSYTKAWYRRGMANASMGNYEDAIQDLDIAMNMELSSGGNSKIKEELEIIKKQSRRVKNSPKKASNMNCSSIVERFQTKLKCVSTSTKGRGIVSTVDVSQASLIHFEEPYAVIITKACRKTHCHFCLNELPADTVPCSSCSMTLYCSQYCQEQAIGQKPGIDLNVIPALGNVSTDLKRYVERISLENNSGHPVADSNPTWVAEHRHECGGVHWPAVLPAEIVLAGRVLVKKIEAKKYSKGDVDSPKALELCHNYGCMTPETKLEIHIYAIVLTYCLQLSYADEVSLSGLSQLAVLISQIKVNSMAVVHMKSPDACEQGKHSGGLSPMDNTLTNQIEQVRVGQAIYSTGSLFNHSCQPNVHAYFLSRSLLIRSTEFVEAGYPLEISYGPQVGQGDLKDRQKVLEDQYSFRCQCSGCSELNLSDIVINALACVKPSCFGAVVDRSMVNGKRQGANWIQDVSTISCLEQPLPIDKQKRDDVSEVAHLLFEHKDGLETDLGYCLNCRSYRDLESSQKAIRQAEINIKRLQSRVTTGKLDRRIISDALGSLDILRLTMHAYNKYIAQVEDSFAEAFCSIGDFQSSVQHCKASIKILEKLYNPNHIVIGNELVKLASLQQCLGDNTSALDSINRLDAIFSLYYGSHAAKVVPYLNSLKREASKLLQLGDTASSSESN, from the exons atggagAAATTGAAATCTGTGGTACCGAGTAACATAATGCGAATGATCTCTGAAAGCACTGCTGATGACCTTCCTTCTACATGTTCTTCACTTCTTGATTTTTTCCTCTCTCTACAGTTGTTTCACGAT GTTGTTCGAGAACTAACGGATCCGGAACTGGGTCTATGTCGTAAGGACGCTGGAGCTGCTTTGGATTTTAAAAAGAAAGGGAATGAGTGTTTTGCTTCTGGAGATTATGCAAAAGCCTTAAGTTTTTACTCTCAG GCATTGCGGTCTGCTCCGATGGATAAAGGTGATGAAACGGACAAGAACTTGGTTCCGACCTTGTATGTTAATCGAGCTTCTACACTGCAT AAAATGGGCCTTACAGTTGAGAGTGTACGAGATTGCAATCGAGCTGTTGTACGTCTTCCTTCCTACACAAAG GCATGGTATAGGAGAGGGATGGCAAATGCTTCTATGGGAAACTACGAGGATGCAATCCAGGATCTAGATATTGCTATGAACATGGAACTTTCCTCGGGTGGAAACAGTAAAATAAAAGAGGAACTTGAGATAATTAAAAAACAAAGTCGCAGAGTAAAGAACTCACCTAAGAAGGCCAGCAATATGAATTGTAGCTCCATTG TAGAGCGATTCCAGACGAAACTAAAATGTGTTTCAACATCAACCAAGGGAAGGGGTATTGTTTCAACAGTTGACGTTTCTCAGGCCTCATTGATTCACTTTGAGGAACCTTATGCTGTG ATTATAACGAAAGCTTGCAGGAAAACTCATTGCCATTTCTGCTTGAATGAACTTCCAGCAGATACTGTTCCCTGTTCATCGTGTTCAATGACACTATACTGTTCTCAGTATTGCCAAGAGCAAGCAATTGGTCAAAAGCCTGGGATTGATCTAAACGTTATTCCTGCTTTAGGAAATGTATCAACTGATCTTAAGCGATATGTTGAGAGGATCTCATTGGAGAACAACTCTGGACACCCTGTTGCTGATTCAAATCCTACCTGGGTGGCTGAACACAGACATGAATGTGGCGGTGTACATTGGCCAGCAGTGTTACCTGCTGAGATAGTTTTGGCAGGTCGAGTTCTAGTAAAAAAAATAGAGGCGAAGAAGTACTCCAAGGGGGATGTGGATTCACCCAAAGCTTTG GAGCTTTGTCATAACTATGGATGCATGACTCCAGAAACCAAGTTGGAGATACATATATATGCTATTGTTCTCACTTACTGTCTTCAGCTATCTTATGCAGATGAAGTTTCACTGAGTGGGTTGTCGCAG TTGGCGGTACTGATATCTCAAATCAAGGTAAACTCTATGGCAGTTGTTCATATGAAGTCTCCGGATGCATGTGAACAAGGAAAGCACAGTGGAGGTCTTTCACCTATGGATAATACATTAACTAATCAAATAGAACAG GTGAGAGTAGGTCAAGCTATTTATTCaactggtagtttgtttaacCACTCGTGTCAGCCAAATGTGCATGCATATTTCTTATCGCGTAGTCTGTTAATACGATCAACAGAATTTGTGGAGGCTGGGTACCCGTTGGAGATATCTTATGGCCCACAG GTTGGGCAGGGGGATCTTAAAGACCGGCAAAAGGTTCTAGAAGATCAGTATTCATTCAGATGCCAGTGCAGTGGTTGCTCAGAATTAAACCTCAGTGACATTGTTATCAATGCTCTGGCATGCGTCAAACCCAGCTGCTTCGGCGCTGTTGTAGATAGATCGATGGTCAATGGCAAGAGACAGGGAGCTAACTGGATACAAGACGTTTCCACAATTAGCTGCTTGGAGCAGCCTCTTCCA ATTGACAAGCAGAAAAGGGACGACGTTAGTGAAGTGGCACATCTCTTGTTTGAACACAAGGATGGCCTGGAAACAGATCTTGGGTATTGTTTGAATTGCCGTTCCTATCGTGATTTGGAATCTTCACAAAAAGCAATTAGGCAAGCAGAGATTAACATCAAGAG GTTGCAGAGTAGAGTGACTACAGGGAAGTTAGATCGTCGTATAATTTCGGATGCTTTGGGATCTCTTGATATCCTGAGGTTAACAATGCATGCATACAACAAGTATATTGCACAG GTGGAGGACAGTTTTGCGGAGGCATTTTGTTCAATTGGAGATTTTCAGTCTTCTGTGCAGCATTGCAAAGCGTCCATTAAG ATCCTTGAGAAGCTTTACAACCCCAACCACATTGTTATTGGAAATGAGTTGGTGAAACTTGCATCTCTTCAGCAATGCTTGGGTGATAATACCTCTGCACTGGACAGCATAAATCGTCTGGATGCAATATTTTCACTTTATTATGGATCTCATGCGGCCAAAGTAGTTCCATACTTAAACAGCCTCAAGCGAGAAGCTAGCAAGCTTCTTCAGCTAGGGGACACAGCCAGTTCTTCTGAGTCTAATTGA